The genome window CCAGGCTTACCATCCTGGCAAAAAGGCTGTTATTTAAACCCTGGCTTTCTTCATCCAAATGTTGACTACCAACTGCAGTTGCGTCACACCTAGCGTTAGATTACATGTGTTTTACACCATCAGAGTATTACTTCCTTGGTTTGGCAGACGGCGGGACACAGATGCTTCAACGCCACATATGCTCCCCGATTAACCATCCTTAAGTGATTTCTTATAGCCTGTTTTATTTGCTCAtgttttaaatgtgctttaagTAAGCCCATTGGCCTCTTATGTCAACATGCTGTTCAGGAGATGGTATTAAATGGAttttggggggtgtgtgtgtgtgtgtgtgtgtgtgtgtgtgtgtgtgtgtgtgtgtgtgtgtgtgtgtgtgtgtgtgtgtgagagagacataaCGGGTAACTCATAGGGGTCTACCCCTTTTAATCCTGTGTCCACCACCTGGATCTCAAGTGGTCCAAGGGCCTGTTTTATCCAAAATCCTCAATTTGGGATTTTGAATCAGATTAAATATAATCTTCTTCTGAGACACTACAGAGATCATGACAAAACTGGGCATTTGTCCTTATTTATTAATAATCTACTCACTGTACGACAAAGAGGCTTACAACATATTTGTTTTGTACTGAAAAGCCCATGCGTAGCAAATGGCAGTTTTATTTCATTTGAATATTTCTAAATCTGCCTCAAAACAAGCCGATGGAATTTCATCTGACCTTATTCAGTTTCATGTGATATTTGATTACTCCTTTTCGATATTAGCATATTTAATTCCATGTTTTCACGCAACTTGCATAATTATGCCCACACACTCatgtataaatacacacatgccATTGCTAATTGCTGGATGGTGGATTACTAAATCTAGGGGTGCAGACTTCTCGCCCAACTCAAGGAGAGGTATCTGCCTGGCACGTGCGTTTCCCCCCCTTTTTCCTTTTAATTGGTTTCAGAAACAGATTAATTTGAACAAGACAGGGGCTTAATTGCTAATCAGTCAGTTAAGTTTTTTTTCTGGGGGGGCTTGTGAAGAGTTGAGCTGTGGTGTAGGGCCTCCAGTATGTACTGACTGTTGAACTCactgtggggagaggagaggaggagcaggaaggggaggaaaaaaggggggagggagaggataagaaagaggaggagagaaggacgaTATAGGGGGGAGGAAGTccagagaggtgagaggggaggataaGGAAAGGAAGCAGGCAGGAGGAAATGGTATGAGAAAAggaggtgaagggagggagTCGAGAGGTCCACACTTCCGAAGGAAATGACGACCTCCTTTAACCGGACTTCTGGCTTGTGATGTCATTTCCAGCGGTGATCACGGataggctgctgctgctgtccttCCTGGAGAAGAGCCAGGTGTGTGCAGTGTTCCTCAACAAGAAGAGCCACGGGTCCCCTGAGACAGGCAGACGAGTGGAAAAACTCTCCTCCTCTGACCTGAAGGTACAGGAACACACGCAtactctgtctcgctctctctctctcgctgtctccctctcacacacacacacaatctctctcacacactcgaaTTAAACCCACAAGTGAGTCAAACACATCCCGGAGTATTTGATCCACACCCCAACCCCCGAGAACGAAGGTCACCAACAGGATGAGTCTCTTCGAGAACAGCGCCACCTTTTTAAAGCATTCAGCACACAAGAACCGAAATGCATAGGGTCTTCTTTAGTTGGCCACTTGTGCCGTGTGCTAACCCTGGCATTATCACATTACTGCCAGGCCCTTTccttgcgcgtgtgtgtgtgtgtgtgtgtgtgcacgcgcaagcatgcacgcgcgtgtgtgtgaaagcaatCGCCTCTACTGTGTGCTGGGCTCCAGAAGCAGGGCTCTGATAAGGGCACCCCCTCCCTATCCCTGACAccccaaacccccccaaaaTATAGTCTTGCACCCaagatgcagacacacacacacacacacacacacacgcttgtcccccccaccaccacccccggcCTTCACTGCCTTGGTCCACTGGGCTAAgctgggggggagtgtgtgtgtgtgtgcgcgtgtatgtgtgtgtgttggggggataGGCTAAACTAATCCGACCCTCACAAAGTGGTTTTTGATTATTGCTGACCAGCAAACGCCagcaaggaaaaaaaaaaaaaaaaggagtaggtggaggaaagagaaagagagggagagagatggagaagtaaagggagagagaggagggtgatgcTCTGCTTTCCTCTCGGTTGATATTTGTTGTCATTTATCATATTCACCCACTTGACCCTATTCATCCTCTCAATCGTTTGTTCGCTCGTCCATGCATTCACGCAGTAACTCTTTGATTCGTGTATTCCTCCGTTCACTCACTCAAAAGCAGCACAGTTCACCCTCCCCAACCACCTTTTCTGTCAAAGATGTCTGCCAACCCCAATAATCTCTTTCTTtgcctctcctctaccctccaccAATCCGGGTACTGTGAGGGTTTCAGTCACTAGTGGGATCGTgtacagtgaatgtgtgtgtgtccaggtggtgTGTGCGGACTTGCGTGGCGGTTCGCCTCGCAGGCTGGGTAGACGAGTGGGTCTGAACTGTCTTCAGGACGTAGCGGTGTGCTGGTGGCCCCTggtttcctccttctcctccgagTTGTGGCCCTGGACCcccagcagtcacacacacaccgagcgggccaacctgctgctgctgagctGCTCTGCCACGGACGGTCTCAAGGTAATCCCAACGCGCGcacgcgcacgcgcacacacacacacacacacacacacagacacacacacacacacagacactcacacacacagacacacacacacacacagacactcacacacacacacacacacacacacacagacacacacacacagacactcacacacacacacacagacacacacacacagacactcacacacacacacacacacacacagacacacacacacacagacactcacactggGGACCAGGAGAGGGAAGAGCATCAACTGAGACAATTCGTGTTAACATGAAGGTCAATTAATAACTAGGGGCATAACCTCTTCAATAATGGAGAGGCCCTTAATGATGGAGATGCTCCAATGATCTGAGCTAGAGGCACCCTCTCctcgctctttctttccttctttctcccccccccccccctgttgtcTTTCTGTAGCCTCCGCGTTCACCTTCTCCAaagcacacagatacacgcaaAGAAGCCCACACACCCGGGGCCAGACGGCAGCTGGCTGCTCGGTGGAGCTCCCCCTCCTAGCCGCCGTGGCAGGGATGGGATTGGAGACGGTGCGTTAGCCACCTCAAGGGTGGCACCCTCCGCGTTTCCACCGTCCTCCAAAATCGCAGGGGAACTAAGCTGTCACTCGGCATGTCTGTGTGGTGCGCGTGTGCGCACGCCTGCCCCCCGCCCTCGCGCCCCAACGCGGGAAGGGGAAGCGGACGAGAAAAGCTCAAATGACCCAAAAGACACGATTGCATCGCGTTCAGGTGTGCAAAACAGTGGAACGGAAagtaggggagggggaaggtacAACGACGTTGCCAATCACGCGTTTGCCGAAAGCAAATTGCGCAAAGTGGAGAGGCAACACGACAGCATGAATATTGAAAACACGCGAGCACATGCGCCGGTACTTCTTGTGTTCTTGTTTTGACTTTTTCATGTGTATCACACTCCTTACTccttctcctttttttttttttctttcttcctctccccccttccctcccttccttcctccacaCTTAAAGAACATTAAAGTCCCTCTCTCGGCTGTGTCGGCGCTCTAATGAAAAGCatttgttgtcatttttttCCCGACGCGTTGGTGTGAAATTAAGCGAGCAGTTTACGTAAGAGCCGTGGAGCGAATCAAACGCCGGAGCTCATCAGGAGACGCCAGCGACTTCAATCGCTTCAAGCTCATATATATGTTCCTTTTGTTACGTTTGCTATCTGAGACGCTAAGCCAATTTTCTACCCCGGTCTCTAGGCATTTGAAAGTCTGATTTGGTTTCCCTATGTGGTCTTACTTCTTACCCCCTCACTGATAAGCGAAACCcaaggaaggatggaggaagaacgTGCGGTACATGCTTATTTATGCGAGGAGTTAACATTtttaatgacccccccccccccccttccattcCTGTAATTTAATAATCATTGTGGAAAAAGACGGCAACAGATGTGCATTTAAAATGTGCTTGTTTTTTTgtcgttggtgtgtgtgtatgtgcgcacgTGTTTACATTTTTTGTTATCTGCCTCAAAACAGTTTTTCGTCATTTGTTTGATCTAAATTTGTATGATTAAACCAAGTCAGAATTGCTATTAACATGGAGATAATAACATGGTATTTGTCTCTTGCAAGCTCATATAAACCACAAATTaatctttataaaaaaaatggtgTGAATCAAAAACATCCAAGAAGGACAAACAGTATTTGAATATTTTTGACTGCCAACAACATTGAATATGTCATATGCATAGAAGCCCAGACCTCAGATTTCAACCTTTTGTCTGAGGCATGAATCGTTTTTTTGGTTTGACGTCTGTGTCCTTTTACGGCAAGGGTCAACTAAACAGAACCTTACTGTACCCTACCCCCCTGTTTTACacttctctacttctctctctctgtcctcttccctcttccatTCTCCTTCCTGtattccctgtctttctctgcccCGTGAGCTGGAAAATTGGCTCCAAAAGGCCACTGCTGTGAACAAGGGCCAGCCACTCGGTTGGACCGACCTGCTTTATCTTCCACGCCACAGAGAAAAAAGGCTCTGGTGAAGAGATGGGtggagtgggggtgggtgggtggagaagAATATTTTTGACCAGTCACTGAAACCAATAACTAGGAGAAAGCTACTTGGATGAGTTCCCTGTCCCATCTTCTCTCTGTGCTGGTCtcagtctcctctctctatctctgtctctctgtctctctctctctctctttctctctctctgcctctctctctgtctcgctctcgctttctctctctctctctctctctctctctctctctctctctctctctctctctctctctctctctctctctctctctctcaaggagCATACACACCACCTTTTAGCTGAGATGTCACAATAAAGTTCAGTACACAGCACTTACCAACCAGCCCTAACAACCTCCACAAGCCACACATGCCTTCAGAAACAAAGACAAGCACAGAcatttacagtacacacactccttctgaacacacaagcacacaccactcacaaacacagtggtgcacacacacacacacacacacacacacacacacacacacaaacacacacatgccacctaCCCCCCAGGGAGCAGCAGGAGCTGTCTCTAGGGGATTAAATAAGcagaggaagaaaagaaaaaaactgtcatCTGTTCCTCCCTTCTGTAGACCACGGCCAGGCAAACCTAAGTCTCCTTTTGGTAActgcaacccctcccccccccccgccataaataaataagaaaacCTCCCTGCTTTTAGACGGGGGTACGATCCCTGTTCTGCCTACACCGCAAAACCATATGAGCTCCTATAAACCAGCCACACTGAATGTCCTGTTTTGATTGGTACTTTCCTGAGGTTGACTAAGTCCAACCTGAGACACGCATGTCCTGTAGTGTAGAGGATGTCTTGGTGACCCCTAAAGTATTGTTTTGGGGATCTCAAAGCTCTTATACTGTACCTGCATAGTTGAATGTTGCCTTCAAtccttagcctggctgccagcccaacttagccccgcccacaaaaaaattgggtcggaaagttgggtctggagtctGCAGTtttggggaaaaagtatgtccgaacaggatcaaattgtcagggcgggctctATACGATGacggacagatgatcaacagtaacgtaatcaaccatgtCCCcgaagagcgcttgggttgaatttgttttcaacaaacaacatattgcgTTGTTCTGGTTGTAGGTCTagccaattgagcgaagaggcattttttttacgagttcggttgaaacacgccccatactcacagcccaacggaaagttatcagactcatattctgactagaattatgagtatgacaacgtcaggctattcAATCCTTACACCAAGTACACAGTGGTGTACGGAAAGTGGTGTAAGAAAACAATGGTATGTTATCAGCTGGCCTGATTGACAGGTGGAGTGTTGGTGAGACAATTGTTTAAAGTGGGGAAGGTGTGGTGTTGAATAAAtgactcctctgtcctcctctggtctcctctggtcctctgtcACACCATCTCTTTCAGGACCTTGTCAATCTCTTCATAGCTTCAGTAAGAATCCCTGACATAGAGAACGATAGAATAGAACTGTGGTGAGAGCATAGTATCATTTGTCACTACCTCTGGACCACATGCAAAGCATCTCATTCACTAACCTACTGTATTGTTCACCTCCTAACAATTCCCATATCCCAAGAAAAGGAACAAATATGACTGTGTGCACAACTGTCTACCCCTTTCAcaaattctctctctttctccaaccctcccaccccatcccccacacacaggtgCTCAGTTCCATACGTACTGAAGGAGACCCTCTTGACTGTCACTTCAGCCTCCTCCAACCCTACCAGCTGCTGTCCGTTGAAGTGCCCGAAGGACCCCTCCCCGAATCCCAGGGGCCCCAGGGGGCGTCCTCGGCGGACGCCTGCGCGTACGAGTGCGCCCGCGGTCGCCTCCAGCGCCTGTCCGTGGCCCGCATCCCCCTCGCCTCCCGGCCCGTGTCCTGCGCCCGGCACCCCTCCGAGAGCAGCCTGCTCCTGGGCCTCGCCGACTCCTCCCTGGTGCTGTACGACGAGCAGAGGGGCGTGCCTCTCCTCGCGCCCTGCCCCGTCCCGCCCTCCCTCTTGGCCTGGCACCCGGCCGGGGCCGTGGCGGTGGCGGGGGGCGGCCAAGGGGAGCTGATGTTCTTCGACGTGGGCTTGGCGCCGCTGGATGTGGCGTTACTGGCGGAGGAGGCGGCCCCCGCGGCGACGCTCAGACTAGCCCAGCACCTGCGCTGTccgggggggctggaggggctgtaCTGGGGGGGCAGCGTGGAGGGAGGAGCGGACGGGACGGACCTGCTGATGATTGCTTTCCACAGTGGACCCCTGGCAGCGCTGAGATTCAGGCTAGGTGGGTAACTTAACACGATCCCATGTTAATGTAACGCACGGGCACAGACAAACATGCACAATCATAATAATGCGAACATTTTGACCGTTTTTGGTCTTTTCCCATTGGCATGCACCAGTGACCAGAATAACCTGTTTGGCATTCTGTCATAGCCGAGTTATCTTCATCTCAAGTTATCCAGTACGCAACTGGAAACACCAAACGTGTTTACATTCTGATATCTACTCCCATTAACCTAGACTTCAACATGGCTTCCCAAACACAGTGTGCTGCCGGGGTTGCCCTCGCTCATCCCTCACTGTTTGAGGGAAGTTAATTTGTTGGTCGAGAGGTTAGAAGGAGTCACGCTCAGAGGTCATTCAATAATCGCCTCGGGGCCCCTGCCCACCAGGTGCATTCTGGGGATGCATTTTTCCGATAAATCGTTTACAGTGCCTGCGTGTCCCTTGGGGGCCCCAGATAAAGTTTGCCCAATCAGAAAAGCCCAAGTGCCTCCCCACCTTCCCCGTCTTTAATTGTGACTTTGGAGGAAGATGTGACAAACACGACTCTCCACAAAGTTTGACGAGCTGGTAGTGGGGGAAGCCGTGGATGATTTTATTTCGTGAGGAAGGatttgagcgtgtgtgtgtgtgtgtgtgtgtgtgtgtggggggggggggggggggggtagtgtggaAATGCATGTGTGCAAATCAAACGTTGTTTTTCTTTGCGAGCGTTcgtgtgcttgtgcgtgtgtgtttgcatagaGGAGTATATTCCAACAATACCCTACTTTCCTCTGATCATCTGCCAAGGTTTTGATGAAGAAAGTCACCGTGTGTCTTTTTTGGCGTGATAATTCTCCCACacgaccgtgtgtgtgtgtgtttgcgtttctatcggaacgtgtgtgtgtgtgcgcgcgcgcgcacggGGTGTGCACACATTCACTGTGTTCGCTGTCTGTTTGCTCGTTTAGTGCCGTGCTCCCTGTTCTTTATTGACTCATTTCATTAGGCCCCGCtacatgacagagagagagcggcgGAGTGAGGCCGACGCGGCGAGGAAGAAAGCGTTGGCGGGGCTCCAGCttttcctcttttcttcctcctcttccataGGAGGTAGCCCTCCCTCGCGCCCTCCCCTGCCTGCACCGAGTTATCTCATCCGGGCACACGTTCGCACGCGGCTGGGGCCGCAACCgcgagaggcggggggggggggggggggggagggcgctAGCTTGCGTGCACCGCCGCGCGCCTCTGAAAGCGActcctttttttggggggcggacCAATTGCACGGAGGAAAGACAAATGGCTCGCTCTTGCCGGCGACACCTGAAGACGCCTGTTGTCAAGGAGACGGTTGTAGTTGGCTTTGATGGGCCTTGCCCATGTTACCTTGTCGTTTGGTTggtctgttttgttttgttacttTGTCATAGTTGAGGCTGGTTGCACTGTTATACATCCGTAAGTGTCCACCCGTTACGTATAAATGCAGATTTTCGGGCATGTGTAACCTCAAGGGTAACTATTCATTCGTTTCGCCGTATTCAGACAGGGATAGCAACTCTTTCTCATTTTGTCTCTGTAGTCCCTCATATGAGATGACTGAGTTAGTTGCTATGGCTGTGACTTCTAGTGAATGAGTGGATTTGCCTGTGGTTCCTGGAGCCCCTGAGTATCACTCAGGTAGAAGGCCGTGGTGAATGTGAGCCGCTGTGGAGACCTGAATGGTGCATTTATACTGAGTTGAGAGCAACTATGGTAATGCAGCCTGATAGGCTAATAGCATTTTtccctcctttttttttttcttatcttAAACCCTGGCAAACACAACTCTTAACCAACCAGACTCCTGGAAGCCCAGAAGAACGTGCACATCTGTGTATAAATGAGGTCACTTTGTTCCATTTGTATTACATGTATTGTCGGTTCTTTTTGGAGAAATGATTAGTGTGGAAGGGTGGGGTCATGTTGGTCTATTGAAATGATGTTATTGTTATTAGTACAACCAACTTCTGTAagcttgtcacacacacacacaccctgatgcATTAGGCGCATTAGTCATCTCTTCAGGGGATGCAGGGGCTCGCTAATTGCCTGCTTGGGATTTGAAtgacacccctcctccctccggaAGGTGGCCGTCTCCTTGGCCCTCCGCTCCGGCCCTGTGCCACCTGGCCACCTGGTCACCTGGTCACCTGACGGGGCACGCACACCCCTCACCTGTGGTCAGGGTGCCTACCTGTTCAGCAGCGTTCGAACATGCATCCACGTTTGCGTGTGGGTGTGCGCGCGAGGGCGATTTTCATTCTGGGTCAATAGCTCTcatttgttgtgtttttggtCTGTGCTGGTGAGCGAGGCGGAGAGGACCGATGCGATTGATTGTGCCTTTTGACCAGAGGAGATTGATTATGCCTTCCTTCACTGAGAGATTGGATGGGAGCGGATTAGCCGACTCATTAATAATAAAAGCAGAAGGTTTTGTGCTCATCCGGGCAgtacaggtgtgtatgtgtgtgtgagtgtttctggGCAGTGATggtgttttcttttgtttgtgtacagtgtTTTCCATTTTTCAGTGTGACCGGAAAGTGACACTGTCTGTTTGAATATAGCCCATTGTGATCTAATGTGACTGACGTCAGTGTGACCTGTCAGTGTCACCACGATAGCCACCACCAAcactttgtacacacacacacacacacacacacgcaacacaccAATGCTTAATATAGGAGTTCTCTCAGTAAGTAATGGAACACATTTCCAATACTATAACAATATTTTGTCTCTGatgctctcactcactcacacacacacacacacacgcacactctacagaccagaccagagatTAAAAGAGGCTCTGCAGCTAATTGATTGACAAGTCAATGCCAATCTCCAGCCCCCTGCTTCAGAGTTGAACCAGATCCCCTGCCACTTACTTAGCTTAAGCAAGTGCCCGAGGGGTATTCATAGTGCTTAACCACAGTAGTATGCCAAGACCATTACACCTGGCCTTATCAGGAGCTGCTATAATACCAGCCTCTTCCTACAGTGGCTTTTTAGTCTCCACAGCGCACCTGTGTGCCGGTTCTTTAAGAGCCTGTACATACTGTCATAAGTTGTTTTTCTTTCCAGTATTTTTACAACCCTCCTTCCCAATACACTGGGACAGTAGAGAGGGTCCTAGAGATAAGAGTGTTGTGAAATACTTCGCCTTCGTTAACGCATCTTAGCTGATGTGTCCTgccgtctccctcccccccccccccccccccttccctccctccctccctccctcccccacccaccccccgtCCTCCAGGCGCTCTGACGGGGGGTCAGTTGGGCTCCTGCGAGCTGCTCCAGCAGAGGCTGCGCTGCGGTCAGGTGGACCAGGCGCTCGGCATTCTGGGAGCCATGGAGTGGAGCCTCATGGGTAGCGAGTGCTACCAGGGCCTGAGCTCGGTGACGGAGCACCTGCTCCGGCTGGAGCTGGacgcagagagagaaggtgaggctGGCTCTCCCAACACCAAACACCTCACCTGACCGCAGGTGTTTCTGGCTGTTTTACTCGAGGTTATTCATAGGTTAGGATGTTTTATCGGTTATAATAGAGGAAAACATCATTTTTATGTGGTATTATTCTAAGAGTGAATCAATATCCTTTTTGTAGATACTCCCACTCAAAGTAGTATTAAGCTCAGTACGCTTCCGTCAGTCTAAAGTTCAGTTCTGCTTATCTATTTCacttttctgtttgtgtgtttattgtgtgtttgttgtttacGTTCTCGACCCCCCCCCTAGCCCAACTAGAAGCAGCTCTGGGAGTCTTCTACGCTCCACCCCGCCCTCTCTCTGACACCGTAGTGTTGGAGTACAGGGATCCAATCAGCAAGTACGCCCGGCGCTTCTTCCACCACCTGCTCAGGTAACCCATCCCACCGCTGCCCATAGCCCTTGCCCTCTAAGCCTTGATCTAACCGGGTG of Hypomesus transpacificus isolate Combined female chromosome 11, fHypTra1, whole genome shotgun sequence contains these proteins:
- the LOC124474215 gene encoding WD repeat-containing and planar cell polarity effector protein fritz homolog is translated as MSFPAVITDRLLLLSFLEKSQVCAVFLNKKSHGSPETGRRVEKLSSSDLKVVCADLRGGSPRRLGRRVGLNCLQDVAVCWWPLVSSFSSELWPWTPSSHTHTERANLLLLSCSATDGLKVLSSIRTEGDPLDCHFSLLQPYQLLSVEVPEGPLPESQGPQGASSADACAYECARGRLQRLSVARIPLASRPVSCARHPSESSLLLGLADSSLVLYDEQRGVPLLAPCPVPPSLLAWHPAGAVAVAGGGQGELMFFDVGLAPLDVALLAEEAAPAATLRLAQHLRCPGGLEGLYWGGSVEGGADGTDLLMIAFHSGPLAALRFRLGALTGGQLGSCELLQQRLRCGQVDQALGILGAMEWSLMGSECYQGLSSVTEHLLRLELDAEREAQLEAALGVFYAPPRPLSDTVVLEYRDPISKYARRFFHHLLRHQRFEKAFLLAVDIGARDLFMDLHYVASDNGEVVLAAVAKRKANEIAVSVMPGAEESPANLRGRNGLCQSGTTALQTDRNSDATGPPAQHNLCEEPRRRQPVASTPETSAPVTIRAAPTWPWTYTENSLVNQDDDEKEETGTLKVKWFGAVSLQYLSTTLLFLDVTMDVSGRLWKISTFEEVRIAQIRGSELQPTWITH